GCTGGCTTGATATCGGGTTCTATAATTGGGAGTACAGTTACTGTCATCTGCTAAAATCTCAGAAAATACTATAATTTTTAGCAAAGATAAATATTATTCCCTAAATGTTTGACATTCCAGAGTCAATAATCCATTCTACTTATCAGAAAAGCTGTTCTTTCTGTTAGTAAAATAATATATCGGAATCCCGATCAATACAACAATCAGTCCCGGCCAGGTAAATTGTGGTTTAAACCAGATTAATAACAGACAAAAGCTAATGCCCAGGATAATATATAAGGCTGGCAATAGTGGATATCCAAATGCCTTGTACGGGCGTTCAGCATTAGGTAATCTTTTCCTGAGGATAAAAATACCTCCTATTGTAAGTACATAAAATATAACAACTACAAAAGAAACCATATCTAGCAGGTCGCCATATTTACCACTAAGGCAAAGAACAGCTGTGACCAGGAATTGTGCCCAAAGTGCCCATTGAGGTACACCATGTTTATTTAGCTTTCCTGCATTTTTAAAGAACAAACCATCCTGCGCCATCGTATAATACACCCTTGATCCGGCCAGTATAAGGCCATTATTACAACCAAAAGTAGAGACCATAATCATTACCGCAATCAATGCAGTTCCGATGCCCCCAAAGATAGCGGTAGATGCTGTTACCGCAACTCGGTCTTTTGCTGCATGAGCAATTTCATCCATGGGCAATACAGCAAGATAAACCAGGTTAGCCGATACATAAATAACTGTAACAATAAGTGTCCCCAGGAAAAGGCTAAGCCCTATATTCTTTTTTGGGTTCTTCATTTCACCTGCGATAAAGGTCACATTGTTCCAGGCATCACTGCTAAAAACAGAACCTACCATAGCGGCCGCAATCCCCCCAAGTAAGGCTGCTCCCGCAATTGGTGTGACACTAAAGCCCGCTGCAACATTACAGGAGTCTACCAGTGAAGCTTTTGTGGCCATCCATGCGTTGGTCCAGTTGGCACTCCATACTTCAGGTTTAAACATAACGAAACCCGCTATGATTAGTCCAAAAAGAGCAAGTAATTTAGTGGAAGTAAAGATATTCTGAATCCATTTACCACCTTTTACACCCCGGGTATTGGAATAAGTAAGCAACGCAATAATGGCGATAGACATAATTTGTGCAGAACTTACTGAAAAATAGGTTGGATTGTTGCAGGCATCCAGCCCGGTTTGTATCTGTAACAGCTTATTGTCTTCACTCAAGGCTGGAATCAGATAAGCTGCAAATTTAGAGAAAGCAACGCCTACAGCAGCTATAGTACCGGTTTGTATGACGGCAAAAAAACTCCAGCCATATAAAAAAGCAATTAGCTTGTTGTAAGACTCTTTAAGATAAACATACTGGCCGCCGGCCTTAGGGTACATCCCGCTCAATTCTCCATAGCTTATGGCAGCAGTCATGGTCATAAGCCCGGTTATTACCCATACGGCTATCAGCCATCCAGCGCTGCCCACATTGCGTACAATATCGGCACTTACAATAAATATACCCGAGCCGATCATAGAGCCCACAACTAGCATCGTCCCGTCTAGCAGTCCGAGCTCTCTTTTAAAGGAACCATCCTGGTTTTCTTTGTCCATTTGTTTGTTTGATTGGTTGGTTTGGTTTTAAAGGGTGTTTACAGTTTAATTCTGGTTAGTAAACACTCACTTGCTAATGCTAATATATTTAAAAAACATTGTTGTGCAGTAAAATGCAAATAATTAAAAAATTAAAAGCGGTATTAAATGGGCAAAAAAGCACAATACCTTATATTTTCAAAAAAGGATTGCAATCAATTGATTAAAAATTTGTTAATTACGTTTACTCAGTTATTTTTGTTTTAGCCTGTTGGACTAAACATGTTGCTGAGTAACGTAAACACAACCGGAAAACCAAACAAACAAACAATTTAAACAACCTAAACGAGAAGAATTAAAGTATGGAGTTTTTACAAAACAATTTAATTTATGTGATCCCTGCTATGGGCCTGGTTGGCATCCTGGTGATGGCCATCAAGAGTGCATGGGTAAACAAACAGGACGCAGGAGACAAGAACATGCAGGAGCTGGCCGGCTATATTGCTGATGGGGCCATGGCCTTTCTAAAAGCCGAATGGAGGGTATTGAGCATTTTTGTTGTATTTACAGCAGCTTTACTTGCCTACTCGGGTACCATACACGAAGTAAATGGTGTAGCCTTACATTCAAGCTGGATCATTTCCGTAGCATTTATCATTGGTGCAGTATTTTCTGCCACTGCAGGATATATCGGCATGAAAGCCGCCACCAAAGCAAATGTCCGTACTACACAGGCTGCCAGAACCAGTTTAAAGCAGGCTTTAAAGGTATCGTTTACTGGTGGTACAGTAATGGGCCTGGGCGTTGCCGGCCTGGCAATATTAGGTTTGGGCGGTTTGTTTATTGTTTTTCTGCAAATGTTTAATGTGGTTTCGGCCAATAGCGTTGAAATGAAAACAGCCATTGAAGTACTTACCGGCTTCTCGCTGGGTGCAGAGTCTATTGCGCTGTTTGCACGTGTGGGCGGGGGTATTTATACCAAAGCCGCCGATGTGGGGGCCGATCTTGTTGGTAAGGTTGAAGCAGGTATCCCAGAAGATGATGTACGTAATCCTGCAACTATAGCAGATAACGTGGGTGATAATGTAGGTGACGTTGCAGGTATGGGCGCCGATTTATTCGGTTCTTATGTAGCAACCATCCTGGCAACCATGGTATTGGGACAGGAAATTGTAGTTGACAAATTAAATGGCATTGCTGTTGATAACCTGAACGGTTTTTCGCCGGTATTATTACCGATGGTGATCTGCGGGCTTGGAATCCTGTTCTCTATTATAGGGACCTGGTTTGTGCGCATTAAAGGTGAAGACTCCAATGTGCAGACTGCCCTAAATTTAGGTAACTGGGGGTCCATAGTCATCACTGCCATTGCTTCTTATTTTGTGGTTACAGCCATGCTGCCTGAACATTTACATTTGCGTGGGGTTAATTTTACCAGTCTGGATGTATTTTACGCTATCATAGTAGGTTTAGTGGTAGGTACTTTGATGAGTATCATTACCGAATATTATACCGCAATGGGTAAAGGTCCGGTTAATTCAATTATTCAGCAGTCTGGCACAGGCCACGCTACCAATATTATTGGTGGTTTGTCTGTAGGGATGAAATCTACGGTTGCCCCGATCCTGGTGCTTGCTGCAGGGATCATTTGCTCATATGCTTTTGCAGGTTTGTATGGCGTAGCCATTGCGGCCGCCGGCATGATGGCCACTACTGCCATGCAATTGGCCATTGATGCTTTTGGGCCTATTGCCGATAATGCAGGTGGGATTGCTGAAATGAGCCAACTGCCGCCCGAAGTGCGTGAACGTACAGATAACCTGGATGCGGTAGGTAACACCACTGCAGCTACAGGGAAGGGCTTTGCGATCGCTTCTGCAGCATTAACATCACTGGCCTTATTCGCTGCCTTTGTTGGTGTTGCCGGTATATCGGCCATCGACATTTACAAAGCTCCGGTACTGGCCGGTCTGTTTGTAGGTGCCATGATCCCCTTCATTTTCTCGGCCCTATGTATTGCAGCAGTTGGTAAAGCAGCAATGGATATGGTTCAGGAAGTTCGTCGTCAGTTCCGCGAAATTCCCGGCATTATGGAATACAAAGCAAAACCTGAATACGAAAAATGTGTAGCCATCTCTACCAAAGCTTCTATCCGGGAAATGATGTTGCCGGGTGCCATCGCACTTTTGGTTCCGATCATTGTCGGATTTGGCTTTAAAGGTGTATTTCCTACCGTAAGCTCAGCCGAGATATTGGGTGGTTTGCTGGCCGGAGTTACCGTATCGGGCGTATTGATGGGAATTTTCCAGTCGAACGCCGGAGGTGCATGGGACAACGCAAAAAAATCATTTGAGAAAGGTGTAGAGATCAATGGCGAGATGCATTATAAAAAATCGGAACCGCATAAGGCTTCCGTAACAGGAGATACCGTTGGAGATCCGTTTAAAGACACCTCCGGTCCTTCAATGAATATTCTGATTAAACTGATGTCTATTGTTTCACTGGTCATTGCACCATACATCGCGGTTGGGGTTTCAACAGAACAGGCCAGGGTTAAAGAAAAGGTCGAAATTATGGCTAAGCCGGGCAGTTCAATTAAAGTGGCTGCAGCCACGCTGGCCATTAAAAGTGTTAAGGGCAACGCAACCACACACCAATAATATCATTGTTACTAATAAAAGGGATTTCTAAAAAGAATCCCTTTTATTTTTAGATATATTTTCTTTAGGTTTGGCAGGATTATGATATGCAAATGACAATCATAAAAACTTTAAAATATTAAACGGCATAAAAAACTAACTTATTAAACTAAACCACAAATTATGAATTTTAGAAAGTCGATTGACTTACTCACCAAGGAAGCAGCTGAGAGCGGTGAGGGAACGCTAAAAAGAACACTTGGCCCGGTAAACCTGGTAGCCCTGGGTATTGGCGCTATTATTGGAGCGGGGTTATTTTCCATAACCGGATCCGCAGCCGCCAATAATGCCGGTCCCGCCATCACCATTTCATTCATTATCGCAGCCATAGGTTGTGCTTTCGCGGGCTTGTGCTATGCTGAGTTTGCGTCTATGATACCGGTGGCTGGCAGTGCTTACACCTACTCTTACGCTACTATGGGCGAATTTGTAGCCTGGATAATTGGCTGGGACCTGGTGCTTGAATATGCCCTGGGTGCTGCAACCGTTTCCATAAGCTGGAGCAGATACCTGGTGAAGTTCCTCGGCTATTACGATATACATCTCCCCGCGCAGGTGACCATGTCACCTTTTGAACACGCAACCCTTCTGGATGGCACCGTGGTTTCGGGTATGTTTAACCTGCCCGCAGTTTTTATCATTATCGTGATGTCCTTCATCCTCATCCGAGGAACGAGTGAATCAGCTTTTGTAAACGGGCTTATTGTTGCCGTGAAAGTAGTGATTGTATTTATCTTCATCTTTTTGGGATGGAAATATATAAACGCGGAAAATTATCAACCTTATTTTATTCCTGGTGATAAACCAGGCCACGAGAGTGTATTTACGCATGGATGGGGAGGCGTCATCAGGGCGGCCGGAATTGTATTTTTTGCCTACATAGGTTTTGACGCTGTTTCAACTGCAGCACAGGAAGCTAAAAATCCTAAAAAAGATATGCCAATAGGCATCCTTGTTTCCCTGTTTATATGCACTATATTGTATATTCTTTTTGCGCATGTTATGACTGGGGTTGCCAACTACGATATGTTTAAAGGTCAGGATGGTATTGCACCGGTTGCAGTAGCTATCGACAATATGGGTGCAAAAGATGCCTCTGGTGTGGTTACACCAGCTTATCCATGGTTAAACAAAGCAATTATATTTGCAATTTTAGGCGGTTACGCCTCTGTAATCCTGGTGATGCTACTGGGCCAGTCGAGGGTATTTTTCTCCATGAGTAAAGATGGATTGCTCCCTAAAGTATTTTCAAGCGTACACCCAAAATATAGTACACCTGCAAAAAGCAATTTACTATTCATGGTATTTGTGAGTCTGTTTGCAGCCTTTGTACCAGCTACTGTAGTTGGCGAGATGACCAGTATTGGTACCTTACTCGCGTTTATCCTGGTATGTATTGGTGTGGTAATTCTGAGAAAAAGGATGCCCGATTTGCCAAGGGCATTTAAAGTACCTATGGTTCCCTTAATCCCAATATTGGGTGTTGCCGTTTGTTTGGGTATGATGGTGTTCCTGCCATTGGATACCTGGGTACGTCTATTGGTTTGGATGATTATCGGCTTTGATGTCTATCTGTTCTATGGCATGAAGAACAGTTTACTGTCCGACAATAACCAGGTTACCTTAATGAAAAGTACCCGCACAATTTCGTGGATAGGAGTTGCTTTAACCGGCCTTTTAATCGGGGTGGCCATCATCCACCACCACATTACTGATGGAGCCGATACAGGTTTGTATTACTTCTCATTGGTTTTTGCAGCAGCACATTTTATTCTTTATGTATTTAAAGCAGCCACAGCTGCGCGTGTAAAAGCAAAGTAATTGCAATAAAAAAAAGCCCTGTAAATTTTCCTTACAGGGCTTTTTATGAAATAACCATAATACTTATTAAGTCAGCTCTACACATTCCACACCATTTTCTGCCAGGATAAATTCTACAATATCTGCACAAGGCACTGTAGAAGCTACCTTAAGCAATTTATCTTCAAATGTGAACAGCCAGTTCTTTTTTCCAAACAACAGGTTTAAAACTGGTTTTACAGAGATCAGGTCTATCCGTTTTTGTACTGAGGTTTTAAAGACTAGCATATTCATCGTTTATCAAATTAATAGTATAAAGATGCGGTGTAAGTGTGAATGTAGAAAGCACATCGTGCCAGGAGCGGTAAAATCTCCGGTGAACAACACAAAATTGCCGGTAAAACTCTTAGGTTTTTTTCGTACTTTGTAAAATAAACATCTAAATGTTATGGAATTCAATTTCAGCCAAATTCTCTCGACCACGATGGTACTCTTTGCTATCATTGATATCCTGGGTGCTATTCCTATTGTAATAGAACTCCGGAAAAAGGCTGGTCACATTCAATCGGAGAAGGCAACCATTGTGGCCGCTGTATTGATGATCATCTTTTTATTTGCCGGAGAAACGTTGCTGAAAGTAATCGGGCTGGATGTTGCCTCTTTCGCCATTGCAGGTTCCATGGTGATCTTTTTTATTGCCATGGAGATGGTACTTGGCTTAACTATATTTAAAGAGGGGGATGCGCCGGAAACAGTATCTATAGTGCCCCTCGCTTTCCCATTGATTGCAGGGGCAGGAACAATGACAACCCTACTTTCTTTAAAAACAGAGTATGCCACCCAAAATATTATTGTTGGCATTATCATCAATATGATATTTGTATATTTTGTGTTAAAGAACACGGAACGCCTGGAAAAGTTATTTGGTAAATCGGGACTGAATGTACTGAGGAAAGCTTTTGGAATTATACTTCTGGCTATCGCCATTAAGCTGTTCCGGAACAATACAGGCTTATAAATTCTACAGCTTAGTTAACCTGGCTACGAACATGGTGTCGGCCTTATTGTGATAACCCTTTATCACCTCCATTTGTTCGAGCTTTAGCGGCAGGTTTTCCTGCAACCAGCTTACCACTTCCTCATTTTCCTGCTTAAATACAGAGCAGGTAATGTAAACCAATGGTTTTCCTGATTTGAGGTATTTAACCACATTTGTAGCAATGCTTTTTTGCAATCTGGCAAAGTAATCGATTTTATGCGCACTAAAATAATACAGCATTTCAGGAGTTCTGCCCCAGGTTCCGGATCCTGAACAAGGTGCATCGAAGATTATACCGTCAAATTCATAATGGTGCAGATCCGGATCATTATTTTGAACGAGGTCCAACACTTTCTTTTGGTATTTTTTTAACCTCGCTTCCTGAAAACGTTCCTCCAGGTTCTGCAGGCTACTCTCCCTCACATCGCTAACGAGCAACTCTACTTTGGGTTCCAGGTCGAACAAAAGCAGTGATTTACCACCCGATGCTGCACAGCAATCCCACCACTTGTCCCAGGGCCGGGGCTGAAAGAATGCGCCGGTTTTCTGCGAAGAAAGATCCTGCACCTGATAATTTTTACAATTGGCCAGTGCCTTGTCGAGTTTAGTACCATTTGGTAATGCCAGCGTGTTGTCCCCCAATTCTTCTGCCGGTATTCCCTCTTGCTTTAGTACACCGGTTAATTTCTGCATCTGCCCCGCATTTACTCTGAGAAACAGATCAGGTTGTGTAAAAAAAGAAATATAAAAGTCGTGTAGTTCTATAGCTTCAGAAATATTCTCATAAAAGCTAAAAACATCTTTCAGGTCAAACTCAGTGAAATGCTGCTGAACCAATCTCAGCTTTTCGGTAACAGAACGTTCAACATCTTCCATTAAAGCCGGCAGAAAGCGTTCTATAACTAAACTGCCTGTTTGACTGCATAAAAAATCGGCTATCGCAAGCCGAAGGGTATAATCAGCTTTGATCAGTGCCTTTCCCAATCTGAAGAAATTGTAAATATACCTGCTGGCCCAGCGTCTGTCTGAGGAACCCATCTGTTTGTTGCGCTTAAAATAAACGAACAGAAAGCGGTGCAGTGGTTGTGAACCATCATAACTTTTAAAGATCTGATCAAATGCCCTTAGCTGGTGTTCTACCTTCATTCTATCACATTTAAAGCAAAATTTTTGTACCGCAACAGCATTAAACTGGTATTGATATAACCACGTCTTTCAGCATATTCAAAACGAAAAGAATTCTGTAAACCTCTGTATTTGTCCTTGGTCAGATACTTCTGGTACTCAGGCCCATGCGCAGAAAGTAATTTGCCGAAGTAAAAGCCCACATCGAACCCTTTAAACGAATACTCGCCCGGTTCAAAATTGAAGAGCGCCCTGTATTTTCTGATAAATGTATTCACTTCAGGCCTGCTGTAATCAACCTTATAGGAAGAAGAAATGATGGTATTGAAAGCCTGCAGCTGGTCGATATTGTAATTTTGCTTCATCCAG
The sequence above is a segment of the Pedobacter africanus genome. Coding sequences within it:
- a CDS encoding APC family permease, which gives rise to MDKENQDGSFKRELGLLDGTMLVVGSMIGSGIFIVSADIVRNVGSAGWLIAVWVITGLMTMTAAISYGELSGMYPKAGGQYVYLKESYNKLIAFLYGWSFFAVIQTGTIAAVGVAFSKFAAYLIPALSEDNKLLQIQTGLDACNNPTYFSVSSAQIMSIAIIALLTYSNTRGVKGGKWIQNIFTSTKLLALFGLIIAGFVMFKPEVWSANWTNAWMATKASLVDSCNVAAGFSVTPIAGAALLGGIAAAMVGSVFSSDAWNNVTFIAGEMKNPKKNIGLSLFLGTLIVTVIYVSANLVYLAVLPMDEIAHAAKDRVAVTASTAIFGGIGTALIAVMIMVSTFGCNNGLILAGSRVYYTMAQDGLFFKNAGKLNKHGVPQWALWAQFLVTAVLCLSGKYGDLLDMVSFVVVIFYVLTIGGIFILRKRLPNAERPYKAFGYPLLPALYIILGISFCLLLIWFKPQFTWPGLIVVLIGIPIYYFTNRKNSFSDK
- a CDS encoding sodium-translocating pyrophosphatase; protein product: MEFLQNNLIYVIPAMGLVGILVMAIKSAWVNKQDAGDKNMQELAGYIADGAMAFLKAEWRVLSIFVVFTAALLAYSGTIHEVNGVALHSSWIISVAFIIGAVFSATAGYIGMKAATKANVRTTQAARTSLKQALKVSFTGGTVMGLGVAGLAILGLGGLFIVFLQMFNVVSANSVEMKTAIEVLTGFSLGAESIALFARVGGGIYTKAADVGADLVGKVEAGIPEDDVRNPATIADNVGDNVGDVAGMGADLFGSYVATILATMVLGQEIVVDKLNGIAVDNLNGFSPVLLPMVICGLGILFSIIGTWFVRIKGEDSNVQTALNLGNWGSIVITAIASYFVVTAMLPEHLHLRGVNFTSLDVFYAIIVGLVVGTLMSIITEYYTAMGKGPVNSIIQQSGTGHATNIIGGLSVGMKSTVAPILVLAAGIICSYAFAGLYGVAIAAAGMMATTAMQLAIDAFGPIADNAGGIAEMSQLPPEVRERTDNLDAVGNTTAATGKGFAIASAALTSLALFAAFVGVAGISAIDIYKAPVLAGLFVGAMIPFIFSALCIAAVGKAAMDMVQEVRRQFREIPGIMEYKAKPEYEKCVAISTKASIREMMLPGAIALLVPIIVGFGFKGVFPTVSSAEILGGLLAGVTVSGVLMGIFQSNAGGAWDNAKKSFEKGVEINGEMHYKKSEPHKASVTGDTVGDPFKDTSGPSMNILIKLMSIVSLVIAPYIAVGVSTEQARVKEKVEIMAKPGSSIKVAAATLAIKSVKGNATTHQ
- a CDS encoding amino acid permease, whose product is MNFRKSIDLLTKEAAESGEGTLKRTLGPVNLVALGIGAIIGAGLFSITGSAAANNAGPAITISFIIAAIGCAFAGLCYAEFASMIPVAGSAYTYSYATMGEFVAWIIGWDLVLEYALGAATVSISWSRYLVKFLGYYDIHLPAQVTMSPFEHATLLDGTVVSGMFNLPAVFIIIVMSFILIRGTSESAFVNGLIVAVKVVIVFIFIFLGWKYINAENYQPYFIPGDKPGHESVFTHGWGGVIRAAGIVFFAYIGFDAVSTAAQEAKNPKKDMPIGILVSLFICTILYILFAHVMTGVANYDMFKGQDGIAPVAVAIDNMGAKDASGVVTPAYPWLNKAIIFAILGGYASVILVMLLGQSRVFFSMSKDGLLPKVFSSVHPKYSTPAKSNLLFMVFVSLFAAFVPATVVGEMTSIGTLLAFILVCIGVVILRKRMPDLPRAFKVPMVPLIPILGVAVCLGMMVFLPLDTWVRLLVWMIIGFDVYLFYGMKNSLLSDNNQVTLMKSTRTISWIGVALTGLLIGVAIIHHHITDGADTGLYYFSLVFAAAHFILYVFKAATAARVKAK
- a CDS encoding MarC family protein; the protein is MEFNFSQILSTTMVLFAIIDILGAIPIVIELRKKAGHIQSEKATIVAAVLMIIFLFAGETLLKVIGLDVASFAIAGSMVIFFIAMEMVLGLTIFKEGDAPETVSIVPLAFPLIAGAGTMTTLLSLKTEYATQNIIVGIIINMIFVYFVLKNTERLEKLFGKSGLNVLRKAFGIILLAIAIKLFRNNTGL
- a CDS encoding RsmB/NOP family class I SAM-dependent RNA methyltransferase, which translates into the protein MKVEHQLRAFDQIFKSYDGSQPLHRFLFVYFKRNKQMGSSDRRWASRYIYNFFRLGKALIKADYTLRLAIADFLCSQTGSLVIERFLPALMEDVERSVTEKLRLVQQHFTEFDLKDVFSFYENISEAIELHDFYISFFTQPDLFLRVNAGQMQKLTGVLKQEGIPAEELGDNTLALPNGTKLDKALANCKNYQVQDLSSQKTGAFFQPRPWDKWWDCCAASGGKSLLLFDLEPKVELLVSDVRESSLQNLEERFQEARLKKYQKKVLDLVQNNDPDLHHYEFDGIIFDAPCSGSGTWGRTPEMLYYFSAHKIDYFARLQKSIATNVVKYLKSGKPLVYITCSVFKQENEEVVSWLQENLPLKLEQMEVIKGYHNKADTMFVARLTKL